Proteins from one Bacteroides mediterraneensis genomic window:
- the bcp gene encoding thioredoxin-dependent thiol peroxidase has protein sequence MNIGDKAPEILGINEKGEEVRLSDYAGKKIVLYFYPKDMTSGCTAQACNLRDNYAELQKAGYEIIGVSINDEKSHQKFIEKNQLPFTLIADTDHKLVETFGVWGEKSMYGRKYMGTFRTTFIINEQGIIERIISPKEVKTKDHAAQILQ, from the coding sequence ATGAACATAGGAGACAAAGCTCCCGAAATACTGGGAATCAACGAAAAAGGTGAAGAAGTCCGCCTGAGCGACTACGCAGGCAAGAAAATCGTACTCTATTTCTATCCCAAGGATATGACTTCGGGCTGTACGGCACAGGCCTGCAACCTCCGTGACAACTACGCCGAACTCCAGAAAGCCGGCTACGAAATCATTGGCGTGAGCATCAACGACGAGAAGTCACACCAGAAATTCATCGAAAAAAACCAGCTTCCGTTCACGCTGATTGCCGACACCGACCACAAACTGGTGGAAACCTTCGGCGTTTGGGGAGAAAAAAGCATGTACGGACGCAAATACATGGGTACCTTCCGTACCACTTTCATTATTAACGAACAAGGCATCATCGAACGGATTATTTCACCCAAAGAAGTGAAGACCAAAGATCATGCCGCACAAATCCTACAATAA
- a CDS encoding helix-turn-helix domain-containing protein: MDCTNIIGEKIKSLRSNQEISIQELAERAGLTVEQVSRIEENIDIPSLAPLIKIARVLGVRLGTFLDDQPNETGPVVCRKGEADDTIGFSNNATQARQHMHYHSLARSKADRHMDPFIIDIEADSEKDFFLSGHEGEEFIMVLKGELEISYGKSTYRLKEGDTIYYDSIVPHHVHAAEGQAAQILAVVYTPA; this comes from the coding sequence ATGGACTGCACAAACATCATCGGAGAAAAAATCAAGTCACTCCGGAGCAATCAGGAAATAAGTATTCAGGAACTGGCCGAACGTGCCGGCCTGACCGTGGAACAGGTGAGCCGCATCGAAGAGAACATCGACATTCCTTCGCTTGCCCCACTGATAAAGATTGCCCGTGTACTGGGGGTACGACTGGGTACTTTCCTGGACGACCAGCCCAATGAGACAGGCCCGGTGGTCTGCCGGAAAGGAGAGGCAGACGATACCATCGGCTTTTCCAACAATGCGACACAGGCACGGCAGCACATGCACTACCACTCACTGGCAAGAAGCAAGGCCGACCGCCACATGGACCCGTTCATCATCGACATCGAAGCCGACAGCGAAAAGGATTTCTTCCTTTCCGGACACGAAGGAGAAGAGTTCATTATGGTACTGAAAGGGGAACTGGAAATCAGTTACGGGAAAAGTACTTACCGACTGAAGGAAGGTGACACCATCTATTACGATTCCATCGTGCCGCACCACGTACACGCTGCCGAAGGACAAGCCGCACAAATTCTGGCCGTGGTCTACACTCCGGCCTAA
- a CDS encoding MFS transporter, with the protein MMTMQQLDVPVRQWVPDWLGMICIFTIILPVTMLNGSYTGSMLEVSNTLGTHTEDITMGYYAASAGMAVAYPIVPKVLEALSSKFLLLTNLTLQFFLSWICARSQNIDLVIICSFFIGFLKGFLMLWFIRRATKIFSPKNVRSEFYSYFYPLVFAGGQVSMVLTAELAYHYNWQYMYYFMMLLLMTAILIVIICFRHDRPLKPIPLSELHLREMLVIATGLLMLVYVINYGKVLDWTSSFKIRLYIVIAPILIAFFIWQQYHSKHPFVSLAPLYQPKAIVGYLYMMLVMFFSTSTTLLTNYMTSILKVDSTHTYLLYGYLLPGYALGAFICFWWFRWQRWRFRFLIAGGMGCFAAFFGILYFTVSPDSTYEMLFLPVFLRGLGMLVLIIAFALFAVEELNPKYLLANAFFLISFRSVLAPILATSFYSNALYRMEQKYLHTLSETVSQTDPLAASRFNQSLSQYLSQGHEYTEATQMATQSLYATLQQQSLLLSLKHILGYLFVITLVIAIVSRFIPFHKTIRVRYAKTGDDMV; encoded by the coding sequence ATGATGACCATGCAACAACTGGACGTCCCCGTACGTCAATGGGTTCCCGACTGGCTCGGAATGATATGCATCTTCACCATCATCCTGCCTGTCACCATGCTGAACGGTTCCTACACCGGAAGCATGCTTGAAGTGTCCAACACATTGGGCACCCACACTGAAGACATCACCATGGGGTATTATGCCGCTTCGGCCGGAATGGCGGTAGCCTATCCCATTGTCCCCAAAGTACTCGAAGCCCTTTCCTCCAAGTTCCTGTTGCTGACCAACCTGACCCTGCAATTCTTTCTCAGCTGGATATGTGCTCGTTCGCAAAACATCGACCTGGTCATTATCTGCAGCTTCTTCATCGGCTTTCTGAAAGGTTTCCTCATGCTCTGGTTCATCCGAAGGGCCACCAAGATTTTCAGTCCCAAGAACGTACGAAGCGAGTTTTATTCTTATTTTTATCCGCTGGTGTTTGCCGGAGGACAGGTATCCATGGTACTTACTGCCGAACTGGCTTACCATTATAATTGGCAGTATATGTACTACTTCATGATGCTGCTCCTCATGACTGCCATCCTGATAGTGATTATCTGTTTCCGGCACGACCGCCCGTTGAAGCCCATACCGCTCTCTGAACTTCATCTGCGCGAGATGCTGGTCATTGCCACCGGACTCCTGATGCTTGTCTATGTCATCAACTATGGGAAAGTGCTCGACTGGACTTCCTCCTTCAAAATCCGGCTCTATATCGTCATTGCTCCCATTCTGATTGCCTTTTTCATCTGGCAGCAATACCACTCCAAACATCCCTTTGTCAGTTTGGCTCCATTGTATCAGCCCAAAGCCATCGTAGGCTATCTGTATATGATGCTGGTCATGTTTTTCAGTACCTCCACCACCCTGCTCACCAACTACATGACAAGCATCCTGAAGGTAGACAGCACACACACTTATTTACTCTATGGTTACCTGTTACCAGGTTATGCCCTGGGTGCTTTCATCTGTTTCTGGTGGTTCCGCTGGCAACGGTGGCGTTTCCGTTTTCTGATTGCCGGAGGAATGGGATGCTTTGCCGCCTTCTTCGGTATCCTGTATTTCACCGTATCCCCCGACAGCACCTACGAGATGCTTTTCCTCCCCGTGTTTCTGCGAGGGCTGGGCATGCTGGTACTGATCATCGCTTTTGCCTTGTTTGCCGTAGAAGAACTCAATCCCAAATACCTGCTGGCCAATGCCTTTTTCCTGATTTCCTTCCGGTCAGTGCTGGCCCCCATTCTGGCTACCTCTTTTTATAGCAACGCGCTTTATCGGATGGAACAAAAATACTTACATACCTTGTCGGAGACCGTCAGCCAGACCGACCCGCTGGCCGCCAGCCGGTTCAACCAGTCACTCAGCCAATATCTTTCACAAGGACACGAATATACCGAAGCCACCCAGATGGCGACCCAGAGCCTCTATGCCACTCTGCAACAACAAAGCCTGTTGCTTTCGCTCAAACATATACTAGGCTATCTGTTTGTCATCACCCTGGTCATCGCCATCGTTTCACGCTTCATCCCCTTCCACAAGACTATTCGTGTAAGATATGCCAAAACCGGGGATGATATGGTATAA
- a CDS encoding N-acetylmuramoyl-L-alanine amidase, producing the protein MNGRKKGNYEPLLGKRYASYAVTSSSLKGAVFYLVSGHGGPDPGCIGKYQGKELHEDEYAYDIILRLGRELLKRGAKVHFIIQDAKDGIRNQAVLNNSKRETCMGKAIPLNQVARLQQRCDAINRLYRKEKSSYKRAVFIHVDSRARNNQTDVFFYHAPGSSKGKRLAREIQRTFRAKYDRHQPNRGFDGTVSERNLFVLRNTTPVGVFLEVGNIQNAQDQKRLVIADNRQALANWITLALEKDFRKK; encoded by the coding sequence ATGAACGGACGGAAGAAAGGCAACTATGAGCCGCTGTTGGGAAAAAGATATGCGTCGTATGCCGTGACCTCCAGTTCCTTGAAAGGGGCGGTATTTTATTTGGTGAGCGGACACGGCGGTCCCGACCCCGGTTGCATCGGTAAATATCAGGGAAAGGAACTGCACGAAGATGAATATGCTTACGACATTATCCTCCGTCTCGGACGGGAGCTCTTGAAGCGCGGGGCAAAAGTACATTTCATCATTCAGGATGCGAAAGACGGTATCCGCAACCAGGCAGTATTGAACAACAGCAAGCGGGAGACTTGCATGGGCAAAGCCATTCCGTTGAATCAGGTGGCCCGTTTGCAGCAGCGTTGCGATGCTATCAACCGCCTGTACCGGAAAGAAAAGAGCAGTTACAAGCGGGCCGTGTTTATCCATGTGGACAGCCGGGCACGCAACAACCAGACCGATGTGTTCTTCTATCATGCGCCGGGCAGTTCGAAAGGAAAGCGGCTGGCAAGAGAAATCCAGCGTACGTTCCGGGCCAAGTACGACCGGCATCAGCCCAACCGGGGATTTGACGGTACGGTCAGCGAACGGAACCTGTTTGTGCTTCGGAATACCACTCCGGTGGGGGTGTTTCTGGAAGTGGGAAACATTCAGAATGCGCAGGACCAGAAACGTTTGGTCATTGCGGACAACCGGCAGGCCTTGGCTAATTGGATTACCTTGGCGCTGGAAAAGGATTTCCGGAAGAAATAA
- a CDS encoding DUF4157 domain-containing protein, with amino-acid sequence MTLKHQFLFILCLAFSTVASWAQSNKFTNSAFRFATRAEAQMLITELDDYTRNWNQFDIDVRLQKPQGRKSELLQFAMDQTLNWSDKDKERISKAMKTLDAEIKKQKYNLNFPKEIIFVKTTQKEEGSAQAYTRMNWIAIGEEALSNNSDEDLQYLVAHELFHLLTRQNADFKKDMYQLIGFSVIEKEILFPSDLAEKRISNPDISRYDSYGTFTIGGQKQYCTMVIYTDKPYEGNTLVDYLKIGLVPLNGDFIPIQKAGKTLIYTLDEAEDFYTQVGKNTSYVIHPEEIMADNFAYTLIGKKDLPNPELIQGVQKILKANNL; translated from the coding sequence ATGACCTTAAAGCATCAATTTCTTTTCATACTTTGTCTGGCTTTTTCCACTGTGGCTTCGTGGGCACAGAGTAATAAATTCACCAATTCGGCTTTCCGTTTTGCCACTCGTGCAGAAGCTCAAATGCTGATTACGGAACTGGACGACTATACCCGCAACTGGAACCAGTTTGACATCGACGTACGCTTGCAGAAACCGCAAGGACGCAAGTCCGAACTGCTGCAGTTCGCCATGGACCAGACCCTCAACTGGAGCGACAAGGACAAGGAGCGCATCAGCAAGGCCATGAAAACCCTGGATGCTGAAATCAAAAAACAAAAATACAACCTGAACTTTCCCAAAGAAATCATCTTCGTGAAAACCACACAGAAAGAAGAAGGAAGCGCACAGGCCTACACCCGCATGAACTGGATTGCCATCGGCGAAGAAGCGCTGTCAAACAATTCAGATGAGGACTTGCAGTACTTGGTGGCACACGAACTGTTCCACTTACTGACCCGACAGAATGCCGACTTCAAAAAAGACATGTACCAGCTTATCGGGTTCTCCGTCATCGAAAAAGAAATCCTGTTCCCGTCCGACCTGGCTGAGAAACGTATCTCAAATCCGGATATCAGCCGCTATGACAGCTACGGAACTTTCACCATCGGCGGACAGAAACAATATTGCACCATGGTGATTTATACCGACAAACCCTACGAAGGAAATACATTGGTGGATTATCTGAAAATAGGACTTGTCCCCCTGAACGGAGATTTTATTCCTATCCAGAAAGCGGGAAAGACTCTTATTTATACGTTAGATGAAGCCGAAGACTTCTACACACAGGTTGGTAAAAACACCAGCTACGTCATCCACCCGGAAGAAATCATGGCCGATAATTTCGCCTACACGTTGATTGGAAAGAAAGACCTTCCCAATCCGGAGCTTATCCAAGGAGTACAGAAAATATTGAAAGCCAACAACCTGTAA
- a CDS encoding saccharopine dehydrogenase family protein: MSKVLIIGAGGVGTVVAHKVAQHPEVFSEVMIASRTQSKCDAIVKAIGNPHIKTAKVDADNVDELVSLFNSFKPEIVINVALPYQDLTIMEACLQTGVNYLDTANYEPKDEAHFEYSWQWAYKKRFEEAGLTAILGCGFDPGVSGVYTAYAAKHHFDEIQYLDIVDCNAGNHHKAFATNFNPEINIREITQNGRYYENGQWITTKPLEFHKDLTYPNIGPRDSYLLYHEELESLVKNFPTIKRARFWMTFGQEYLTHLRVIQDIGMASIEPINYNGMQIVPLQFLKAVLPNPQDLGENYEGETSIGCRIRGIKDGQEHTYYVYNNCSHQAAYKETGMQGVSYTTGVPAMIGAMMFLKGLWKRPGVWNVEEFDPDPFMDALNKYGLPWHEVFDGDLEL, from the coding sequence ATGAGTAAAGTATTGATTATCGGTGCAGGCGGTGTAGGTACCGTTGTTGCACACAAAGTGGCTCAGCATCCGGAAGTCTTCTCCGAAGTCATGATTGCAAGCCGCACACAGTCCAAATGCGACGCTATTGTCAAAGCAATTGGCAATCCTCACATCAAAACCGCCAAGGTAGATGCCGACAATGTGGATGAACTTGTGTCTTTATTCAACAGTTTTAAACCCGAAATCGTTATTAACGTAGCACTTCCCTACCAGGATTTAACGATTATGGAAGCATGTCTGCAAACGGGAGTGAACTACTTGGATACAGCAAACTACGAGCCGAAAGACGAGGCTCACTTTGAATACAGCTGGCAATGGGCTTACAAGAAACGTTTTGAGGAAGCCGGACTGACCGCCATTCTGGGTTGTGGATTCGACCCGGGAGTAAGTGGAGTATATACCGCATACGCAGCCAAGCATCATTTCGATGAAATCCAGTACCTGGACATCGTGGACTGCAACGCCGGAAACCACCACAAGGCTTTTGCCACCAACTTCAACCCGGAAATCAACATCCGCGAAATCACTCAGAACGGACGTTACTACGAGAACGGACAATGGATTACAACCAAACCGTTGGAATTCCACAAGGACCTGACTTATCCGAACATCGGCCCGCGCGATTCTTATCTTCTGTACCACGAAGAACTGGAATCACTGGTCAAGAACTTCCCGACCATCAAGCGTGCCCGCTTCTGGATGACCTTTGGTCAGGAATATCTGACTCACCTGCGCGTGATTCAGGACATCGGTATGGCCAGCATCGAGCCTATCAACTACAACGGCATGCAAATTGTTCCGTTGCAGTTCCTGAAAGCCGTGCTGCCTAACCCGCAGGATTTGGGTGAAAACTACGAAGGAGAGACTTCCATCGGATGCCGTATCCGGGGTATCAAGGACGGACAAGAACATACTTACTACGTGTACAACAACTGCTCTCACCAGGCTGCTTACAAAGAGACAGGCATGCAGGGTGTAAGTTATACCACCGGCGTACCGGCTATGATTGGTGCCATGATGTTCCTGAAAGGCCTGTGGAAGCGTCCGGGAGTATGGAACGTGGAAGAATTCGACCCAGACCCATTCATGGATGCCCTGAACAAATACGGACTGCCTTGGCATGAAGTGTTCGACGGCGACCTGGAACTGTAA
- a CDS encoding META domain-containing protein has protein sequence MNRKYLAAAAFACLLMSCGAGKNSVAVADFSGEWNIVEVNGEKVSAENTPYLGFDNAEHRLYGNAGCNRLVGTFNLDTLNAGKISFEQVGATRMMCPDMKVEQSVLEALNKVAGYEEVGEGISLNDADGKSVILLQKREVKEVSLNDLEGTWQIITVNGTEIGKTEKTPQLTFDLAEKRVYGNASCNTINGGFSQEEGKPSSLQFSQMISTMMACPDMETERNILDALNKVRSFEVKENGTVSLSGEDGTELLTLKKLAEAETEA, from the coding sequence ATGAATAGAAAGTATTTGGCAGCAGCGGCTTTTGCCTGTCTGCTGATGAGCTGCGGCGCGGGAAAGAACTCGGTAGCCGTGGCTGATTTTTCAGGGGAATGGAACATCGTGGAAGTGAACGGGGAAAAAGTGAGTGCGGAAAATACGCCTTATCTGGGTTTTGACAACGCTGAACACCGCTTGTATGGTAATGCGGGATGCAACCGTCTGGTGGGTACATTCAACTTGGACACGCTGAACGCAGGAAAGATTTCATTTGAACAGGTGGGAGCTACCCGGATGATGTGTCCGGACATGAAGGTGGAACAGAGTGTGCTGGAAGCTTTAAATAAGGTGGCCGGATATGAAGAAGTCGGTGAAGGTATATCTTTGAACGATGCCGATGGAAAATCGGTTATCCTGTTGCAGAAACGGGAAGTAAAGGAAGTGTCTTTAAACGATTTGGAAGGAACGTGGCAGATTATAACCGTCAATGGAACTGAAATCGGCAAAACGGAAAAAACACCGCAGCTGACTTTCGACCTGGCAGAGAAACGGGTGTATGGAAATGCCAGTTGCAACACCATCAATGGCGGGTTCTCTCAGGAAGAAGGGAAGCCCTCGTCTTTGCAGTTCAGCCAGATGATTTCCACCATGATGGCTTGTCCGGATATGGAAACGGAAAGGAATATTCTGGATGCATTGAACAAGGTGCGCAGTTTTGAGGTGAAAGAAAATGGTACGGTGAGCTTGTCGGGCGAAGACGGCACTGAATTGCTGACCTTGAAGAAGCTGGCTGAGGCAGAAACTGAGGCTTGA
- the recA gene encoding recombinase RecA, with the protein MAKKDELEFEGGIENAPKPDNSEKLKALQAAMDKIEKSFGKGSIMKMGDDHVQEVEVIPTGSIALNAALGVGGYPKGRIIEIYGPESSGKTTLAIHAIAEAQKAGGIAAFIDAEHAFDRFYAAKLGVDIDNLWISQPDNGEQALEIAEQLIRSSAIDIIVIDSVAALTPKAEIEGDMGDNKVGLQARLMSQALRKLTSAISKTNTTCIFINQLREKIGVMFGNPETTTGGNALKFYASVRLDIRRASQLKDGEEVIGNQVRVKVVKNKVAPPFRKAEFDIMFGEGISRSGEIIDLGAELGIIKKSGSWYSYNDTKLGQGRDAAKQCIQDNPELADELEKLIFDALKDKE; encoded by the coding sequence ATGGCAAAGAAAGACGAACTTGAATTTGAAGGAGGCATTGAAAACGCCCCCAAACCCGATAACAGTGAAAAACTGAAAGCCTTGCAAGCCGCCATGGACAAAATTGAGAAGAGCTTCGGAAAAGGCTCCATCATGAAAATGGGCGACGACCACGTGCAGGAAGTAGAAGTCATCCCGACCGGCTCCATTGCCCTGAATGCGGCATTGGGCGTAGGTGGTTATCCGAAGGGACGTATCATCGAAATCTATGGTCCGGAATCTTCCGGTAAGACCACACTGGCCATCCATGCCATCGCCGAAGCACAGAAAGCCGGCGGTATTGCCGCTTTCATCGATGCAGAACATGCTTTCGACCGTTTTTATGCAGCCAAGCTGGGAGTGGACATCGACAACTTGTGGATTTCACAGCCCGACAACGGCGAGCAGGCATTGGAGATTGCCGAACAGTTGATTCGTTCTTCCGCCATCGACATCATTGTCATCGACTCTGTAGCAGCCCTGACCCCGAAAGCTGAAATTGAAGGCGACATGGGCGACAACAAGGTAGGTCTGCAAGCCCGACTGATGTCACAGGCCCTGCGCAAGCTGACTTCTGCCATCAGCAAGACCAACACGACCTGTATCTTCATCAACCAGCTGCGTGAGAAAATCGGTGTCATGTTCGGCAACCCGGAAACCACTACCGGTGGTAACGCATTGAAGTTCTATGCATCTGTCCGTCTGGATATCCGTCGTGCCTCTCAGCTGAAAGACGGTGAAGAAGTCATCGGTAACCAGGTACGCGTGAAGGTCGTAAAGAACAAAGTGGCTCCTCCTTTCCGCAAAGCCGAATTCGACATCATGTTCGGTGAAGGTATTTCCCGCAGCGGTGAAATCATCGACTTGGGTGCCGAACTGGGTATCATCAAGAAAAGCGGTTCATGGTACAGCTACAACGACACCAAACTGGGACAGGGCCGCGATGCCGCCAAACAATGCATCCAGGACAATCCGGAACTGGCCGACGAGCTGGAAAAACTGATTTTCGATGCATTGAAGGACAAAGAATAA
- a CDS encoding redoxin family protein, with product MKKLFLALALMGCMGSHAPLQACQPVPDAAGYIVKVGDEAPDFEMTLTDGSKVKLSDLKGKVVMLQFTASWCGVCRKEMPFIEKDIWQKHKDNATFALYGVDRDEPLERVKAFAKQTGVTYPLGLDPGADIFAKYAERNAGITRNVLIGKDGKIVMMTRLYNEEEFASLCQKIEELLK from the coding sequence ATGAAGAAGCTGTTTTTAGCATTGGCTTTGATGGGATGTATGGGCAGCCATGCCCCTCTTCAGGCCTGCCAGCCGGTTCCCGATGCGGCTGGATATATTGTAAAGGTGGGCGATGAGGCACCCGATTTTGAAATGACGCTGACGGATGGCAGTAAAGTGAAACTGTCCGACCTGAAAGGCAAGGTGGTAATGTTGCAGTTCACGGCCAGCTGGTGTGGGGTATGCCGCAAGGAAATGCCTTTTATTGAGAAAGACATCTGGCAGAAACATAAAGACAATGCGACGTTCGCGCTCTACGGGGTAGACCGTGACGAACCGCTGGAACGTGTGAAGGCTTTTGCCAAGCAGACAGGAGTGACCTATCCGTTGGGACTTGACCCGGGGGCGGATATCTTTGCCAAGTATGCGGAACGCAATGCCGGAATTACCCGCAACGTACTGATTGGGAAGGATGGAAAGATTGTCATGATGACGCGTTTGTATAATGAAGAGGAATTTGCTTCTCTTTGTCAGAAAATAGAAGAGCTGCTGAAGTGA
- a CDS encoding cyclomaltodextrinase C-terminal domain-containing protein, translating to MAENRTVKYHIPQRGIYMYSHVHDGKTEMIVLNSTSDEQTLAAEYYTVLTKDSKEGRDVSSGKKIDLTKNLVVSPRKSLIIEF from the coding sequence ATGGCAGAAAACAGAACAGTGAAGTATCATATTCCTCAGCGAGGAATATATATGTATTCTCATGTACATGACGGAAAAACTGAAATGATTGTGCTGAATAGTACGAGTGATGAGCAGACTTTGGCTGCGGAGTACTATACTGTCTTGACTAAGGATTCTAAAGAAGGTAGAGATGTATCGAGCGGGAAGAAAATTGATTTGACAAAGAATCTTGTGGTTTCTCCTCGCAAGTCATTGATTATTGAATTCTGA
- the purT gene encoding formate-dependent phosphoribosylglycinamide formyltransferase: MTKKILLLGSGELGKEFTIAAQRLGQYVIACDSYAGAPAMQVADACEVFSMLDGEALDRVVEKYRPDIIVPEIEAIRTERLYHLEKEGIQVVPSARAVNFTMNRKAIRDLAAKELGLKTAKYFYASSYEELKEAASKIGYPCVIKPLMSSSGKGQSVAKSEEDLKYSWEYGCNGSRGDIKELIVEEFIHFDSEITLLTVTQKNGPTLFCPPIGHVQKGGDYRESFQPAHIAPEHLAEAQRMADKVTKALTGYGLWGVEFFLSHENGVYFSELSPRPHDTGMVTLANTQNLNEFELHLYAVLGLPIPGITQEHIGASAVILSPIASQKAPQYRGEELVCSQPNTYLRIFGKPTTRLNRRMGVVVCYDKNDGDLDALRDKCKSLAAKVEVY, translated from the coding sequence ATGACTAAAAAAATACTTTTGTTAGGTTCCGGAGAACTTGGTAAGGAATTTACCATTGCAGCCCAGCGCTTGGGCCAGTATGTGATTGCGTGTGACTCTTATGCAGGTGCACCGGCTATGCAGGTGGCAGATGCGTGCGAGGTATTCAGTATGTTGGATGGAGAGGCTTTGGACCGTGTGGTAGAAAAGTATCGTCCGGATATTATTGTTCCTGAAATAGAAGCAATACGTACTGAACGGCTTTATCATTTGGAAAAAGAAGGTATTCAAGTCGTGCCGAGTGCGCGTGCGGTGAACTTTACGATGAACCGTAAGGCTATCCGTGATTTGGCAGCCAAGGAACTGGGACTGAAAACTGCGAAGTATTTTTATGCTTCCTCTTATGAGGAACTGAAAGAGGCAGCCAGCAAGATCGGTTATCCGTGTGTCATCAAACCGTTGATGTCGTCTTCCGGCAAAGGCCAGTCAGTCGCAAAATCTGAAGAAGACCTGAAATATTCATGGGAATATGGATGCAACGGCAGCCGTGGCGATATCAAGGAACTGATTGTAGAGGAATTCATTCATTTTGACAGTGAAATCACTTTGCTGACAGTGACCCAGAAGAACGGACCGACTTTGTTCTGTCCTCCTATCGGACACGTGCAGAAGGGAGGAGACTATCGTGAAAGTTTCCAGCCGGCTCATATCGCACCGGAACATCTGGCTGAGGCACAACGGATGGCCGACAAGGTGACAAAAGCGCTGACAGGATATGGTCTGTGGGGAGTGGAATTCTTCCTGAGCCATGAAAATGGAGTATATTTCTCTGAACTTTCTCCTCGTCCGCACGATACGGGTATGGTTACTTTGGCCAATACGCAGAATCTGAATGAGTTTGAACTGCATCTGTATGCGGTACTGGGGCTGCCTATCCCGGGCATTACGCAGGAACACATTGGTGCAAGTGCAGTGATTCTTTCTCCGATTGCCAGCCAGAAAGCTCCGCAGTACAGAGGTGAGGAACTGGTTTGTTCTCAGCCGAATACCTATCTCCGCATCTTTGGCAAACCGACCACTCGCCTGAACCGCCGTATGGGAGTTGTGGTTTGTTATGACAAGAACGATGGAGACTTGGATGCACTTCGTGACAAGTGTAAGTCGCTGGCTGCGAAGGTGGAAGTATATTAA